AAAATAAAATAATGATTATAGGTGCTTTCCCTTCGGCAAGATTTGAAAGAAGGAATGGTAAATTAATACCAATTGCAGATAATTTATCTCCGTTCAGTGAAGAAAAATATTTTGATGGAAGAGAAATAAGAACACAAGCTTCTCGAGAAAGTCTTAATAAAAACTATTTTCCTCAATTGGGGATTGAGCTAAATGATTTATGGATTACTGATTTAGTTAAAATATATTTATTTCCTAAAAAACACATTAAAAATTGTCGAGAAATATCACCTCATATTGAATTCGTAAACACTCATAAATTATTTAAAAAAATTGCAAAATCAGAATCGAATATATTTTGGATAAAGAGAGAAATTGAAATTTGCAACCCACAATTTATAATTACTCTTGGTGAAGTACCTGCTCGTGTTATTTCTTCAGATTACAAAACAAAAAATAAAGAATTATTAAATGGCTCAATAAGAGAAGTTTATCTTAATAAAAAATATAAAATTTCACATTTAGCCCATCCGGAAATCCGAAGAATAAATAAAGATTGGGATGAAATCACTAAAAATGCAATAAAGAATTTAGCCAATAAAATCAAAAAATTAGATTTGTCTAAGCATGGTAGCGTATAACCTGCGGTTTAAGTTTGACGCGAGAACGCATCAGGTTTTTTGCAATTTGGAAATTTTTAAACGTGCTCGTGCTGCTTAACCGCAATCCGTTACACCGTTAAAATAATATCTCATCCGTTTGTGGCATATTCTTGTAAATTGAATTGGTTTAAATTATACTATAGATAAAACAAGGATTAAAAAATGAGCGTTAAAGAAATAAACCAAAAAATAAAAAAGGTTCCGCCTCATTTAATCCCTGAAATAATGGATTTTATAGATTTTTTAATCAATAAATATAGTAAATCGCCTAAAAAGAAGAAACCATTTAAATTTACCTGGCAAGGTGGTTTGGCCGAAATATCTAAAAAATATACTTCTGTTGAATTACAACATAAAGTAATGGACGCTGATTTTAAGAAGGTGAAGCATACTAAAGTTGAATTTTTATAATTCGGTGTAACCGGTCGCTTAACCACACGCCTTCAATCGGCGGCGATTTGGCAGGTTGGTTTAGTTGTGCGCTGCCCTTCTGGTCGGAAAGTATGGTAAAATAATTTTGGCGCAGGTTAGCTTAACGTTATACTCTTTATATAAAGGGATATATTATGCAAGGTAGAAATATTTTTACTTCCTCTGAAATTAACTATATAAAAGATTTACTTCGTCAAAAATCTCAAACTTCTAGATCAGCTCAAAAATCTATAAGGTCAAAATTAAGGAAAATTGGTTTCTATATTTCTGATTTTGACCAATCTCAATCAGGATTTACAGAAGCAGATTTTAACCTTTTAATTAAAAAAGGTTATATAAAAATAAAAGAATCAAATGAAAGTACAGATATACAAAGAAACCTTTCAACTGTATCTGATAATTCTAAAAATTTTGATGAAATACGTAATTTACATAAACCAGAAAAAGTAAATGTTTTATATATCGGGGAATCTCCACCTTCTGGTGGCACTTTTTTCTATTTGGCAAATTCTAATTTATTTTTTTGTATAAAATCAGCATTTGAAGAATCTTATTCTCATGAATTTAGTAATTTAGAATTTCTTGATTTTTTCAAAAATTGTAAATGCTATTTAGATGATTTATGCCTTGTCCCAATAAATAATAAAACTGATTTTGAAAGAGAACAATTAAGAAAAGAAGGAATATCTCAATTATCGATAAGAATTAATGACTATAATCCAAAAGCAATAATTGTCGTTATGAAGTCACTTGAAATGTATGTTAAACAGGCAATAAAGCTAGCA
This sequence is a window from Caldithrix abyssi DSM 13497. Protein-coding genes within it:
- a CDS encoding uracil-DNA glycosylase family protein; amino-acid sequence: MKRNCEAYNHANAAYARIRAVDLLRYTIYEGNNMNPTISRFLKDCYKNYIPSIRIDVPEFPEKYFYPGGNPVRPVLPVQIAQNKIMIIGAFPSARFERRNGKLIPIADNLSPFSEEKYFDGREIRTQASRESLNKNYFPQLGIELNDLWITDLVKIYLFPKKHIKNCREISPHIEFVNTHKLFKKIAKSESNIFWIKREIEICNPQFIITLGEVPARVISSDYKTKNKELLNGSIREVYLNKKYKISHLAHPEIRRINKDWDEITKNAIKNLANKIKKLDLSKHGSV
- a CDS encoding DUF2281 domain-containing protein, translating into MSVKEINQKIKKVPPHLIPEIMDFIDFLINKYSKSPKKKKPFKFTWQGGLAEISKKYTSVELQHKVMDADFKKVKHTKVEFL